One part of the Candidatus Cloacimonadota bacterium genome encodes these proteins:
- the aroC gene encoding chorismate synthase: MPSNKLSQILGISTFGESHGPAIGILFDSPIPNQEFPFDKIRKALTQRAPQTKFATSRIEPDEIEILSGVFEGKTTGAPLCIVVYNKDARSFEYNPFKDLIRPGYADYSWLQKYHIFDYRGGGRASGRETVARVIAAELYRDLLKDIKIQITAIQIGEKTASIATLSEANPFHWPDQDSYPLLISYLKQKKLEGDSVGGVLRVRAKNIPPGLGDPIYEKLSANIAKAMFSIATIRGVLFGDGLDLARLPGSKVNDQFAQGKAQTNHHGGILGGVSTGSDLQFDLIVRPVSSIAQEQDTINLQGQDCKIKIDGRHDTCHIPRIIPVIEAMLMICLADAIQYQRLIENRQDLSGYREALDKLDEDLILILKRRQEIVRQVKVLKKKQHLPPKDTAREHEIIMRQRTFAKELSLNEDLVEQIVNLNLRLSSFDS; encoded by the coding sequence ATGCCCTCAAATAAGCTTTCTCAAATTCTTGGTATTAGCACTTTTGGAGAATCGCACGGCCCTGCAATTGGAATTCTTTTCGATAGCCCCATTCCCAATCAAGAATTTCCCTTCGATAAAATCCGCAAAGCACTTACTCAAAGAGCTCCGCAAACCAAGTTTGCCACTTCTCGCATAGAACCCGATGAAATAGAAATTCTTAGCGGAGTATTCGAAGGAAAAACCACAGGCGCACCTCTTTGTATTGTCGTTTACAACAAAGATGCTCGCAGCTTCGAATACAATCCCTTTAAAGATCTAATCCGCCCCGGCTATGCAGATTATTCGTGGTTACAAAAATATCATATTTTCGATTATCGCGGAGGTGGTAGGGCATCCGGAAGAGAAACAGTTGCCCGAGTTATCGCTGCCGAGTTGTATCGAGATCTTTTAAAAGACATTAAGATCCAAATCACAGCCATTCAAATTGGAGAAAAAACCGCGAGCATAGCCACCCTATCTGAAGCGAATCCTTTCCATTGGCCAGATCAAGATAGCTATCCCTTGTTAATATCATATCTAAAACAAAAAAAACTCGAAGGTGATAGTGTTGGCGGAGTTTTGCGAGTAAGAGCAAAAAATATCCCTCCAGGACTTGGTGATCCCATCTACGAAAAACTTTCTGCAAATATAGCCAAAGCAATGTTTAGTATAGCAACCATTAGGGGTGTCCTCTTTGGTGACGGACTAGATCTTGCCCGTTTACCCGGTTCAAAAGTAAACGATCAATTTGCTCAGGGAAAAGCTCAAACTAACCATCATGGAGGCATACTAGGCGGTGTTAGCACTGGCAGCGATCTCCAGTTTGACCTTATTGTCCGTCCCGTTTCCTCCATAGCTCAAGAACAAGATACAATAAATTTGCAGGGTCAAGATTGTAAAATCAAAATCGATGGTCGCCACGATACATGCCATATACCTCGCATAATTCCCGTTATCGAAGCTATGCTAATGATTTGCCTGGCAGATGCAATTCAATACCAGAGACTTATTGAAAACAGGCAAGATCTTAGTGGATACCGTGAAGCGCTAGATAAGCTAGATGAAGATCTAATACTAATCCTAAAACGTCGTCAAGAGATTGTAAGGCAGGTTAAAGTTCTTAAGAAAAAACAACATCTGCCGCCAAAAGATACTGCCAGAGAACATGAGATAATAATGCGCCAACGCACTTTTGCTAAAGAGCTGAGCCTAAATGAAGACCTAGTGGAACAAATTGTTAATCTAAATCTCAGGTTGAGTTCTTTTGATAGTTGA